Proteins from a single region of Candidatus Saccharibacteria bacterium:
- a CDS encoding GyrI-like domain-containing protein has protein sequence MEKVDFKKTLDSYKSQNHKFRIVEIPKRQYLMVDGHGDPNSSKEFKDAIEALYPVAYKLKFASKQQLGKDYVVMPLEGLWWAEDMTKFTTARDKSEWDFTLMIMQPDWITEEMFAAAMKKVTDKNPPASIAKVRFETLNEATCVQTLHIGSFDDESAILDEMHNEFIPEQGCVMTGKHHEIYLSDFRKVAPEKLRTILRQPVVRK, from the coding sequence TACAAGTCTCAAAATCATAAATTTCGCATTGTTGAAATTCCGAAGCGACAGTACCTTATGGTAGACGGGCATGGTGATCCGAATAGCTCGAAAGAATTTAAAGACGCGATCGAGGCGCTGTATCCGGTTGCCTATAAACTGAAGTTTGCCAGTAAACAGCAACTTGGCAAAGATTATGTTGTTATGCCGCTCGAAGGTCTTTGGTGGGCTGAGGATATGACAAAGTTTACGACGGCGCGGGATAAATCTGAGTGGGATTTTACGCTTATGATTATGCAGCCAGATTGGATAACCGAAGAGATGTTTGCGGCGGCTATGAAAAAAGTTACCGATAAGAATCCTCCGGCAAGCATTGCTAAAGTGAGGTTTGAGACCCTGAACGAAGCTACTTGCGTGCAGACGCTTCATATTGGATCGTTCGATGACGAGTCGGCTATTCTCGATGAAATGCATAATGAGTTTATTCCAGAACAAGGCTGTGTAATGACTGGGAAACATCACGAAATATATCTCAGCGACTTTAGAAAAGTCGCGCCTGAAAAACTGCGTACAATATTACGACAGCCCGTTGTTCGCAAATAG
- a CDS encoding YggT family protein translates to MVARRIVYYVVGVIIALLALRIVLLLLAANEGSAFVDFVYAVSGLFAMPFYGMFNYTPTYGQSVFEISSLVAIIVYALIGMGIAKLFSLTKSEDAV, encoded by the coding sequence ATTGTGGCACGCCGTATTGTGTATTATGTTGTGGGCGTTATTATTGCACTGCTTGCACTGCGTATCGTTTTGCTTTTACTTGCGGCAAACGAAGGATCGGCCTTTGTTGATTTTGTCTATGCGGTAAGTGGGCTATTTGCAATGCCATTTTACGGAATGTTTAACTACACGCCAACCTATGGACAATCTGTTTTTGAAATCAGTAGCCTTGTAGCGATTATCGTATATGCGCTTATTGGCATGGGTATTGCAAAGCTTTTCTCGTTAACGAAATCCGAAGACGCCGTTTAG
- a CDS encoding phosphotransferase — MDTIDVSTRAWLRNYVDEDFKIKKHHFSNQDDVYAIEATEGSFYLKTAKDLKSERDNLQRTLSYIRVPKVIGFGTVGDKDHLLMTALPGKNLAEYVDEWDTMTIVREFARAVKEFHALDITKLFTTSAAPGTVVLHGDMAMPNIICTEPGSAGFIDLGQMSVGAADLDLADALWSLQRNLGAGYGELFLSEYGNFVMTEKVDKALKYRHQA; from the coding sequence ATGGACACTATCGACGTATCGACAAGAGCATGGCTGCGTAATTATGTTGATGAAGATTTTAAGATTAAAAAGCATCATTTCTCGAATCAAGATGATGTCTATGCGATTGAAGCGACCGAGGGTAGTTTTTATCTAAAAACAGCGAAGGATCTGAAGTCGGAGAGGGATAATTTACAAAGAACACTTTCTTATATTCGTGTGCCTAAAGTAATTGGCTTTGGCACGGTGGGCGATAAAGATCACCTGCTTATGACCGCGCTTCCAGGAAAGAATCTTGCTGAGTATGTCGACGAATGGGATACTATGACGATTGTTCGCGAGTTTGCCCGCGCGGTAAAAGAGTTTCATGCGCTTGATATAACGAAACTGTTTACAACAAGTGCCGCTCCTGGAACCGTGGTGCTGCATGGCGATATGGCAATGCCTAATATTATTTGCACAGAACCCGGTAGCGCCGGATTTATAGACCTGGGCCAGATGTCGGTGGGCGCGGCTGATTTGGATCTTGCCGATGCACTTTGGAGCTTACAGCGAAATTTAGGCGCAGGGTATGGCGAGCTGTTTTTAAGTGAATATGGCAATTTTGTTATGACCGAAAAAGTAGATAAGGCGCTAAAGTATCGTCATCAAGCATAA
- a CDS encoding VOC family protein: MASLQKITPCLWFDKDCEDAMNYYVSVFPNSKIELIQRYPEGVTEGPMAGMSGKVLTGVFELNGQRFMALDGGPIFKFSEATSFVVDCDTQEEIDHYWQALSAVPEAEQCGWCKDKYGVSWQITPAVLGDMMTDEDPEKVARVTDAFMSMKKFDIAALTAAFEGKN, from the coding sequence ATGGCGTCACTGCAAAAAATTACCCCTTGTCTTTGGTTCGATAAAGACTGCGAAGATGCGATGAACTACTATGTTTCGGTTTTTCCGAACTCAAAGATCGAGCTGATTCAGCGCTATCCAGAAGGCGTAACTGAAGGTCCGATGGCTGGAATGAGCGGCAAAGTACTAACGGGCGTGTTTGAGCTAAACGGCCAGCGCTTTATGGCGCTCGATGGTGGGCCAATCTTTAAATTTAGTGAGGCGACATCGTTTGTTGTTGATTGCGACACTCAGGAAGAGATCGACCACTACTGGCAAGCACTTTCGGCGGTTCCCGAAGCCGAGCAGTGTGGTTGGTGTAAAGACAAGTACGGTGTTTCATGGCAGATTACTCCTGCTGTTCTTGGCGACATGATGACAGATGAAGATCCAGAGAAAGTTGCCCGTGTTACCGATGCGTTTATGTCGATGAAGAAGTTTGACATTGCGGCGCTGACAGCTGCTTTTGAAGGCAAGAACTAG
- a CDS encoding transporter: MNMLSELLAEQSLLLLFFVATIGYLVGKIQFKGIQLGVAAILFVGIALSALDPRYTLPAAYGSLGLVIFVYSIGIASGPSFFASLRNGGKRNNGIVIAAIVTGLAMILATYFILRPDPAIAAGLFTGAMTNTPTLAGLVQMLSDGKFNETIATLPAVGYSIAYPMGVLGPILAIAFWQRRFKINYKKDAELVTDSVAVDKHLHNRTIRITNKEYVGQTLKELLAEQHWPVVFGRARRGSEEWLAAADNRPLKTGDLLNVIGSPEDVLGVAKSLGEVCDEHLELDLSQYDRHRIIVSSKHIAGRKIRELRLPQRFGAMITRVKRGDVDMLAHKNLILEYGDRVCVLAPLSTVRDIRKYLGDSYRDTSRINVLGIGIGISLGLLLGSIPIDLPGGVVFHLGDAGGPLIIGLILGYVRRSGRIVWGIPYTANLTLREFGLVLMLASIGTRSGQTFVEAMNGPGGLWLFIAGAIISLVIPFILLPVLYKKFKLPFAISAGIMAAAHTQPAVQAYAVQQAGNDLPNHGYAIVFPTAIILKIILAQVLLISLYSIG, from the coding sequence ATGAATATGCTATCTGAATTATTGGCGGAGCAAAGCCTGCTTCTTCTATTCTTCGTGGCCACTATCGGTTATTTGGTCGGCAAAATACAGTTTAAAGGAATCCAGCTGGGAGTCGCAGCTATATTGTTTGTAGGTATCGCACTGAGCGCGCTCGATCCCCGCTACACCTTGCCTGCAGCATATGGGAGCCTAGGGCTGGTGATTTTCGTCTACTCGATTGGTATCGCTAGCGGTCCAAGTTTTTTCGCCTCGCTAAGAAACGGCGGAAAACGGAACAACGGCATTGTTATAGCAGCAATCGTCACCGGCCTCGCTATGATTCTTGCAACGTATTTTATTCTTCGACCCGACCCTGCAATTGCCGCTGGGCTTTTTACCGGGGCAATGACCAATACGCCTACCCTTGCGGGGCTCGTGCAAATGCTGTCCGACGGAAAGTTTAACGAAACAATAGCTACCTTGCCAGCAGTCGGCTACTCAATCGCCTACCCAATGGGCGTCCTTGGTCCTATCCTCGCCATTGCATTTTGGCAGCGACGATTCAAAATTAATTACAAAAAAGATGCCGAGCTTGTCACCGACAGTGTTGCTGTCGACAAGCATCTTCATAACCGCACTATCCGTATCACCAATAAAGAATACGTCGGGCAAACGCTCAAGGAGCTCTTGGCCGAGCAACATTGGCCTGTCGTATTTGGGCGCGCCAGGCGCGGGAGTGAAGAATGGCTCGCTGCTGCCGACAATCGCCCCTTGAAAACCGGCGACCTCCTTAACGTTATCGGCTCGCCAGAAGATGTCCTAGGTGTCGCCAAATCGCTGGGCGAAGTGTGCGACGAACACCTCGAGCTCGATCTTAGCCAGTACGACCGGCACCGAATTATCGTTTCCAGTAAACATATTGCCGGAAGAAAGATCCGTGAGCTTCGCCTGCCACAGCGTTTTGGCGCCATGATTACACGAGTCAAGCGAGGTGATGTTGATATGCTAGCTCACAAAAACCTTATTCTCGAATACGGTGACCGCGTTTGCGTTTTAGCACCCCTTAGTACAGTCCGCGATATCCGCAAATATCTTGGCGATTCCTATCGAGACACTAGTCGTATCAATGTTCTGGGAATCGGCATAGGTATCAGTCTTGGCCTGCTTTTAGGCAGCATCCCTATCGACTTGCCGGGTGGCGTTGTTTTCCACTTAGGTGATGCGGGCGGACCTCTTATTATTGGGCTTATTCTTGGATACGTACGCCGCAGTGGCCGTATCGTATGGGGCATTCCCTATACCGCAAACCTTACACTTCGCGAATTCGGCCTCGTGTTAATGCTTGCCAGCATCGGGACTCGTTCGGGGCAAACCTTTGTCGAAGCAATGAACGGTCCGGGCGGATTATGGCTCTTTATCGCCGGCGCCATCATCTCGCTCGTTATTCCTTTTATTCTTCTGCCTGTTTTGTATAAGAAATTCAAACTTCCCTTTGCGATTTCTGCAGGCATAATGGCGGCCGCACACACGCAACCCGCCGTACAGGCATATGCTGTACAGCAGGCTGGCAACGACTTACCAAATCACGGCTACGCGATAGTCTTTCCTACTGCGATCATCCTCAAGATAATCCTTGCGCAGGTTCTTTTAATATCCCTTTACTCGATAGGGTGA
- a CDS encoding DUF1697 domain-containing protein: MIYVALLRGINVGGNNKVDMKRLKAAFERVGLKKVVTYINSGNIIFEDTDIPYAKLADLLERVIKEEFGLDIRVLLKSLDTMKTIVGALPKEWQNSDEMKCDVLFLWDEINTPEIMTQLTFKDFEQVKYVAGALLWSVERKNATRSSLPKIVGTAMYKKMTIRNCNTARKLLGMMENLQ, translated from the coding sequence ATGATATATGTGGCACTTCTTCGGGGAATAAACGTTGGTGGTAATAACAAGGTAGATATGAAACGGCTTAAGGCCGCATTTGAGCGTGTTGGTCTAAAGAAGGTTGTTACCTACATAAATAGCGGTAATATTATTTTCGAAGACACCGACATACCTTACGCAAAACTTGCGGATCTTTTGGAGCGTGTGATAAAAGAGGAATTTGGCCTTGATATAAGAGTATTACTAAAAAGCTTGGATACAATGAAGACTATTGTGGGCGCACTGCCGAAAGAATGGCAAAATAGCGACGAAATGAAATGCGACGTACTTTTTTTGTGGGATGAAATTAATACGCCTGAAATTATGACACAACTGACATTTAAAGATTTTGAACAAGTAAAGTATGTTGCGGGCGCACTGCTGTGGAGTGTCGAGAGGAAGAATGCTACGCGAAGTAGCCTACCAAAAATCGTGGGCACTGCCATGTATAAAAAGATGACAATTCGTAACTGCAATACCGCCAGAAAGTTGTTGGGTATGATGGAGAATTTGCAGTAA
- a CDS encoding methyltransferase domain-containing protein, whose protein sequence is MKRLAHYSQYFLRNPSLIKELVGHTSINSKDIVYDIGAGSGTISSVLAMRCKKVIAIEFEPRTAEKLRQNMQRYPNVDVQEGDFLAMPLPKTPYKIFANIPFHLSSPILHKIAEAENPPVATYLIVQKQFANKLLPNSDRFTGQLGMAIGPEFAVRIRRPLQRTDFWPHPNVDTVLIEIIHRDEPLIPRSQMPAYRKFIVGCFSDPKIFAKTAKNSIGLPADIRPSQMKLAQWVNLFNATNLMKKHKK, encoded by the coding sequence ATGAAACGACTTGCTCATTATTCACAATATTTTCTTCGCAATCCAAGTCTTATAAAAGAGCTTGTCGGCCACACCTCGATAAACTCTAAAGATATTGTTTATGATATCGGCGCGGGCAGCGGTACTATTTCGTCTGTTCTTGCCATGAGGTGCAAGAAAGTTATTGCCATAGAATTCGAGCCGCGAACCGCAGAAAAACTACGCCAGAACATGCAGCGCTACCCGAATGTCGATGTCCAGGAAGGTGATTTTCTTGCCATGCCGCTTCCAAAAACACCGTATAAAATATTTGCCAATATCCCTTTTCATCTTAGTTCACCAATCCTCCATAAAATTGCCGAGGCCGAGAATCCACCTGTCGCAACATACCTTATCGTTCAAAAACAATTCGCAAATAAACTGTTGCCAAACTCAGACCGCTTTACCGGACAGCTTGGCATGGCAATAGGGCCAGAATTTGCCGTTCGAATCCGAAGACCGCTTCAACGCACAGACTTTTGGCCGCATCCGAATGTCGATACCGTTCTTATCGAAATAATCCACCGAGACGAGCCTCTTATTCCTCGTAGTCAAATGCCGGCATACCGAAAATTCATCGTTGGTTGTTTTTCCGATCCAAAAATATTTGCCAAAACAGCAAAAAACTCTATTGGGCTTCCTGCGGATATTCGCCCGTCTCAAATGAAGCTAGCGCAATGGGTAAATCTTTTTAACGCTACGAATCTCATGAAAAAACATAAAAAATAA
- a CDS encoding MFS transporter: MKTFFNLLANTLFVSVIDFTVWFAITFYIYLQTRSVFATAMISGIYLVTTVFTGIWFGSLVDHHKKKTMMLLSTVVSFIFYAICFGIYQTVPHETFTDPANPMLWVFVTLIIIGVIAGNIRTIALPTIVTILIPEDRRAKANGLVGTASGISFLVTAAISGVLVAQGGMFYVLILAAAIQVLAIIHLWFIPVPEKGIVHVEGAPEASKKIDLKGTYKIVRGVPGLMALILFSTFNNFLGGVFMALMDAYGLSLVSVEVWGFIWALLSTGFIVGGLVIAKVGLGKNPVRTLLLANVILWVISSVFTIQASLLLLVVGMYIYMLLVPYIEASEQTILQKVVPYERQGRVFGFAQSVEQSASPLTAFMIGPIAQFIFIPFMTTGAGVTMLGGWFGTGADRGIALVFTITGIIGLIATLLALTTKYYRQLSKRYLESKNEGADVQVDKVIKEGLVE; this comes from the coding sequence ATGAAGACGTTCTTTAATCTACTTGCTAACACGCTATTTGTTTCGGTTATCGATTTTACCGTCTGGTTTGCGATCACGTTCTATATTTATTTGCAAACTCGCTCGGTGTTCGCAACGGCGATGATTTCGGGTATTTACCTTGTGACAACGGTGTTTACAGGTATTTGGTTCGGTAGTTTGGTCGATCACCACAAAAAGAAAACAATGATGTTGCTCTCGACAGTCGTGTCATTTATCTTCTATGCAATTTGTTTTGGTATTTATCAAACAGTGCCGCACGAAACTTTTACCGACCCGGCAAACCCTATGCTTTGGGTGTTTGTGACACTAATTATTATTGGTGTTATTGCTGGTAATATTCGTACTATTGCGCTTCCAACGATTGTGACGATTCTTATTCCTGAGGATAGGCGCGCAAAAGCGAACGGTTTGGTGGGGACGGCGTCGGGTATATCGTTCCTCGTTACAGCGGCAATAAGTGGTGTGTTGGTTGCACAGGGTGGCATGTTCTATGTGCTTATTTTGGCGGCGGCGATTCAGGTGCTTGCAATTATTCACCTGTGGTTTATACCGGTTCCCGAAAAAGGTATCGTTCATGTCGAGGGGGCACCGGAGGCATCGAAAAAGATCGACCTAAAGGGCACCTACAAAATCGTTCGTGGCGTTCCAGGCCTCATGGCACTTATTTTGTTCTCGACGTTCAACAACTTTTTGGGCGGCGTGTTTATGGCGCTTATGGACGCTTACGGTCTTTCGCTAGTTTCGGTTGAGGTATGGGGATTCATTTGGGCGCTTCTTAGCACCGGATTTATTGTGGGTGGACTAGTTATTGCTAAGGTGGGTCTTGGCAAGAATCCTGTAAGGACATTGCTACTCGCAAACGTAATTTTGTGGGTAATTAGTAGTGTATTTACGATTCAGGCGTCACTACTACTGCTTGTTGTTGGTATGTATATTTATATGCTACTTGTGCCGTATATCGAGGCGTCGGAGCAAACGATTTTGCAGAAAGTTGTGCCGTACGAACGCCAGGGGCGTGTGTTTGGGTTTGCGCAAAGTGTTGAACAGTCGGCATCGCCGCTTACTGCGTTTATGATCGGCCCTATAGCGCAGTTTATCTTTATTCCGTTCATGACAACAGGCGCAGGGGTAACAATGCTAGGCGGTTGGTTTGGCACCGGTGCGGATAGGGGCATTGCACTCGTATTTACAATTACTGGAATTATTGGCCTGATCGCGACACTGCTTGCGCTGACGACTAAATATTACCGCCAGCTTTCGAAGCGCTATCTTGAAAGCAAAAACGAAGGGGCGGACGTTCAGGTAGACAAGGTAATAAAAGAAGGTCTTGTAGAATAA
- the aspA gene encoding aspartate ammonia-lyase: MIESNFRTEHDLLGDRKVPSNVYYGVHTLRATENFPITGTSVQMYPGFIDAIAYIKEACAVANYRLGLLDRIRTEAIVKACQEIREGKLHEFFVVDVIQGGAGTSMNMNANEVIANRALEILGYKKGDYKHLHPLDHVNMSQSTNDVYPSSIKVALRFEIDKLVEALDVLHSEFDRKSTDFAGILKMGRTQLQEAVPMTLGQEFGTYAAMLASDRRRLETTALAVEELNMGATAIGTGINTHPEYAGTVCQILSELTGYSFTKAENLIESTQDMGAFVELSGTLKRMAVKISKVCNDLRLLSSGPRAGFGEINLPAVQAGSSIMPGKVNPVIPEVVNQIAFEVIGNDVTVSFAAEAGQLQLNAFEPIIAHNLLNSLIYLRQGYITLAVNCVKGITANHELLSQTVANSIGIVTALNPHIGYANTSAVAKEAARRNSGVVEVILEMGLMTQEELDKILRPENLTRPNHDAHRKRKVLKKK, encoded by the coding sequence ATGATAGAATCTAACTTTCGAACCGAGCACGATCTTCTTGGAGACCGAAAAGTACCATCTAACGTCTATTATGGAGTGCATACCCTGCGCGCCACCGAGAACTTTCCGATAACGGGCACCTCTGTGCAAATGTACCCTGGGTTTATCGATGCGATTGCCTATATAAAAGAAGCCTGCGCTGTCGCAAACTACCGCCTAGGGCTGCTGGATAGAATCCGCACCGAAGCAATTGTAAAAGCATGTCAAGAAATTCGTGAAGGTAAACTGCACGAATTTTTTGTTGTCGATGTGATCCAGGGCGGGGCGGGAACCTCGATGAACATGAACGCGAATGAAGTTATTGCTAATAGGGCGCTTGAGATTTTGGGATATAAAAAAGGCGACTATAAGCATTTGCATCCGCTTGATCATGTGAATATGAGCCAAAGCACGAACGATGTTTATCCGTCTTCTATAAAAGTAGCGTTGCGTTTTGAAATAGATAAATTGGTTGAAGCCCTTGATGTTTTGCATAGCGAATTTGATCGAAAATCGACTGATTTTGCCGGCATACTAAAAATGGGGCGGACGCAGTTGCAAGAGGCGGTGCCTATGACGCTTGGACAAGAGTTTGGTACGTACGCGGCAATGCTCGCGAGTGATCGTAGGCGACTGGAAACAACAGCGCTTGCCGTTGAAGAGTTAAATATGGGCGCAACGGCAATCGGCACGGGTATTAATACGCACCCGGAATATGCGGGAACTGTTTGTCAAATCCTGTCAGAGCTGACGGGTTATAGTTTTACGAAAGCCGAGAATTTGATTGAATCGACACAGGACATGGGCGCGTTTGTTGAGCTTTCGGGAACGCTTAAAAGAATGGCAGTGAAGATATCGAAGGTATGTAACGATTTGCGCCTTCTTTCGTCGGGGCCGCGTGCAGGCTTTGGCGAGATTAACTTGCCAGCTGTTCAGGCGGGGTCGAGTATTATGCCGGGCAAGGTGAACCCGGTTATTCCCGAAGTAGTGAACCAAATTGCCTTCGAGGTTATCGGCAACGATGTTACCGTTTCGTTTGCGGCTGAGGCTGGGCAGTTACAGCTAAATGCATTCGAGCCTATTATTGCGCATAATCTACTAAACAGTCTTATTTATTTGCGCCAAGGGTATATTACGCTGGCGGTCAATTGCGTAAAAGGGATTACGGCAAATCATGAGCTATTAAGCCAAACGGTAGCGAACTCGATAGGTATTGTTACGGCACTAAACCCTCATATTGGCTACGCAAACACAAGCGCTGTCGCTAAAGAGGCGGCGCGTCGGAACAGTGGCGTTGTTGAGGTGATTTTAGAGATGGGGCTGATGACTCAAGAGGAGTTGGATAAAATTTTGCGCCCCGAAAACTTGACGCGGCCCAATCACGATGCGCACAGGAAAAGAAAAGTGCTAAAAAAGAAATAA